A window of the Vigna angularis cultivar LongXiaoDou No.4 chromosome 3, ASM1680809v1, whole genome shotgun sequence genome harbors these coding sequences:
- the LOC108324821 gene encoding putative pentatricopeptide repeat-containing protein At5g08310, mitochondrial yields the protein MAVATQKLKIPSFFSVIAKLSYSTSPHNNLHYDSSVADNLVSVFTQQPNAAGPELNLFAPILTPPLVESVLTRLPTWKLALSFFQWASDQHQYGYRHNCYTYNTIASIFSRSRQTTHLKTVVKHLVESAPCSFTPGALGFLIRCLGEVGLAQEAHHLFDEMRVKGLCVPNVYCYNCLLEALSKAGEVDLVEARLEEMKGFGWEFDKFTLTPVVQAYCKARRFDQALRVYDGMKEKGLIDARVCSMLALSFSKWGDVDKAFELVERMDGQGVRLSEKTFCVLIHGFVKEDRVDRALQLFEKMCRVGFTPPVSLFDVLIGGLCKSNDAQRALSLLSEMKQFGVAPDVGIFTKLISAFPDRSVITKLLEEVLEDKEEKILVLIYNAVLTCYVNEEQVDEACRLLQMMIQSKFSDVQMDDFFKDKRLVFPNAASFSIVIDGLLTNGQLDLALSLFNDLKQFVGRPSVLIYNNLINGLCDSDRLDESRELLRDMKESEIEPTHFTYNSIYGCLCKRKDVVGAIDMLKVMRACGHEPWIKNSTLLVKELCDRGRAVEACDFLDSMVQLGFLPDIVSYSAAMGGLIKIQEVDRALNLLRDLCSRGHCPDVVAFNIVIRGLCKVNRVAEAEKLLDEIVVKGLCPSVVTYSLLIDSWSKSGSVDRAMSLLSKMSEEDREPNVVTYSTLVDGFCREERPDDALLVWKEMERKGCSPNRVAFMALIYGLCICKRPSAALHYLREMEQKEMKPDSFIYIALLSAFLSDMDLASAFEIFKEMVYSGFFPESHDKSYPVVMDAIDKFSKDHRTSSGMKVLSEEGKLPTHCLINVGL from the coding sequence ATGGCCGTCGCAACCCAGAAACTCAAAATCCCTTCTTTTTTCTCTGTAATCGCCAAACTCTCATATTCGACATCACCCCATAACAATCTTCATTATGATTCTTCTGTGGCCGACAACCTCGTCTCCGTCTTCACCCAACAACCCAACGCCGCCGGGCCCGAACTCAACCTCTTCGCTCCCATCCTCACGCCTCCCCTTGTCGAGTCCGTCCTCACGCGCCTCCCCACTTGGAAACTCGCCCTCTCCTTCTTCCAATGGGCCTCCGATCAACACCAGTATGGCTACCGCCATAATTGTTACACCTACAATACCATCGCCTCTATCTTCTCCCGCTCCCGCCAAACCACCCATCTCAAAACGGTCGTCAAACATCTCGTGGAGTCCGCTCCTTGTTCCTTCACGCCCGGTGCCTTGGGCTTCCTCATTAGGTGTTTGGGCGAAGTGGGCCTTGCGCAGGAGGCCCACCACCTGTTCGATGAAATGCGGGTGAAGGGTCTTTGCGTTCCCAATGTTTACTGCTACAACTGCTTGTTGGAGGCTCTGTCCAAGGCCGGGGAGGTTGATTTGGTGGAGGCTAGGTTGGAGGAGATGAAGGGGTTTGGATGGGAATTTGATAAGTTCACGCTGACGCCTGTCGTGCAAGCTTATTGCAAAGCTCGCAGGTTTGATCAGGCTCTGAGGGTTTATGATGGGATGAAGGAAAAGGGTTTGATTGATGCGCGTGTTTGCTCTATGCTGGCATTGTCGTTTTCCAAGTGGGGGGATGTGGATAAAGCGTTTGAGTTGGTGGAGAGGATGGATGGACAGGGGGTGAGGCTAAGTGAGAAGACTTTCTGTGTTTTGATTCATGGGTTTGTCAAGGAGGATCGGGTTGATAGGGCCCTTCAGTTGTTTGAGAAAATGTGTCGGGTTGGCTTCACTCCTCCTGTTTCATTATTTGATGTTCTCATTGGAGGACTGTGTAAGAGTAATGATGCTCAGAGAGCTCTGAGCTTGCTTTCGGAGATGAAGCAGTTTGGGGTTGCCCCAGATGTTGGAATCTTTACGAAGTTGATATCGGCTTTTCCAGACAGAAGTGTGATTACCAAGTTGCTCGAAGAGGTTCTGGAAGATAAAGAGGAGAAAATTCTCGTTTTGATTTACAATGCTGTTTTGACTTGTTATGTTAACGAGGAACAGGTGGATGAAGCCTGCCGCCTTCTTCAGATGATGATTCAGAGCAAATTCAGTGATGTCCAGATGGATGATTTCTTCAAGGACAAGAGATTGGTTTTCCCAAATGCTGCTTCCTTTAGCATCGTGATTGATGGCTTACTCACAAATGGTCAGTTGGACCTCGCTCTAAGTCTTTTCAATGACCTTAAACAATTTGTTGGTAGGCCAAGCGTTTTGATTTACAACAATCTGATCAATGGTCTCTGCGATTCTGATAGATTGGACGAGAGCCGTGAGCTGTTGAGAGACATGAAAGAATCAGAAATTGAACCAACTCATTTCACTTACAACTCAATTTATGGATGCCTGTGTAAAAGAAAGGATGTCGTAGGAGCGATCGATATGTTGAAAGTGATGCGTGCTTGTGGGCATGAACCGTGGATAAAAAATTCCACCCTTCTTGTGAAAGAACTGTGTGATCGTGGCCGGGCTGTAGAAGCATGCGATTTTCTTGACAGCATGGTTCAGCTAGGTTTCCTTCCTGACATAGTTTCCTATTCTGCAGCAATGGGGGGTTTGATCAAGATTCAAGAAGTGGACCGAGCATTGAACTTGCTCAGGGATTTGTGTTCTCGTGGCCATTGTCCTGATGTGGTGGCTTTTAACATAGTGATCAGAGGGCTCTGCAAGGTCAACCGAGTTGCAGAAGCTGAAAAATTGTTGGATGAGATTGTTGTGAAGGGTCTCTGTCCCTCAGTTGTGACTTACAGTCTGCTTATAGATAGTTGGAGCAAAAGTGGTTCTGTTGATAGGGCGATGTCTCTTCTGTCGAAAATGTCTGAAGAAGACAGGGAGCCCAATGTCGTCACTTACTCAACTTTGGTGGATGGGTTTTGCAGAGAAGAAAGGCCTGATGATGCACTCTTGGTTTGGAAAGAGATGGAAAGAAAAGGTTGTTCTCCTAATCGAGTTGCTTTTATGGCACTTATTTATGGTCTTTGCATTTGCAAGAGGCCATCTGCTGCACTCCATTATTTACGCGAGATGGAACAGAAAGAAATGAAGCCCGACTCGTTCATTTATATTGCATTGCTCAGTGCTTTTCTGTCTGATATGGACTTGGCCTCTGCATTTGAGATTTTTAAGGAGATGGTTTATTCAGGATTTTTCCCAGAATCCCATGATAAAAGTTACCCCGTTGTGATGGATGCAATAGACAAATTTTCCAAGGATCACAGAACATCCTCTGGTATGAAAGTTTTAAGTGAAGAGGGCAAACTTCCTACGCATTGCTTGATAAACGTCGGATTATAA